One stretch of Pomacea canaliculata isolate SZHN2017 linkage group LG11, ASM307304v1, whole genome shotgun sequence DNA includes these proteins:
- the LOC112575697 gene encoding uncharacterized protein LOC112575697 — protein MKKRSLIVKKILKQKYDSTGCPRLTSSIMDGCFKSRGSHPSGRSFRLRFFVSALFLSVYISLHSNVSAAGSQIICTVPSVKPRRSTVLTCYFPEDVSETKRDFTVYRYSDGRPDAVLDCWWWSGNLSCFTGQGYTYDRRISTKLSLVIPRVSASELGTYDCRLVSYGPDSFFSCDLNIKLDGRSACDIPSVKLETETAVTCYFPEDLNKSRTDFRVYHHSREGSDAVLNCTWDGNILNCTTSEGFQFDRRVSRYLSLTITNATESHEGTYSCQSSGTEPFLYDNCSFTLQKAANSSCSVSNVKDLDLAELTCIFSVDISKARQDFRVIRLKGRGVTVVSCTWLDDQLDCTNEPGYALGTNVTDRVVITLPRTSRRQNVTYACHLHGSEPADSESCDVTFIADPVKVSYTTVIVVAIIGVASLIAIIISCMILLCRLRREKRRSLKRRASEDKLKLLRKKNKEITHNFINYLTSSCLKTYKDIDTRFYFVPSLYLNKNTYTPVEFAGEKVLITRPSTDTVLRHDQAMHDLLQNLYLLAQSENEAMFVISQFKYDNYLAMSQDVFNGHLLPMPDKLGELNKDYGNFDLLIVHRKYGLMVVVVRACGPEPGGDNEEKDDSNIFEEIDSGVRQLQNAEHMLQHVLSDQHWDVPVRKTLMLPNVSQEILRRVLKRNNMERLVDVEGRLNVPPPLFRRDKLKTGRSNRELLCSRQMSVG, from the exons ATGAAGAAGAGGTCGCTGATTGTTAAGAAGATACTGAAGCAGAAATACGATTCGACGGGTTGTCCCAG ACTGACATCCAGTATAATGGACGGGTGTTTCAAATCACGTGGTTCACATCCATCTGGGAGATCGTTTCGGCTTCGTTTTTTTGTGTCTGCACTTTTCTTGAGTGTTTACATCTCATTACATTCAAACGTGTCAGCAGCAG GAAGCCAAATAATATGCACTGTTCCCTCAGTGAAACCAAGAAGAAGCACAGTCCTCACGTGTTATTTCCCTGAAGATGTCAGTGAAACAAAGAGAGATTTTACTGTCTATCGATACAGTGACGGCCGTCCAG ATGCTGTCCTTGactgctggtggtggtcgggGAACTTATCCTGCTTCACGGGTCAAGGATACACGTACGACAGAAGGATATCCACCAAACTGTCGCTAGTGATTCCCCGAGTTTCAGCATCTGAGCTCGGCACCTACGATTGTCGACTAGTGAGTTATGGACCAGACTCCTTCTTTAGCTGCGACCTCAACATCAAGCTAG ATGGAAGGTCAGCCTGCGACATCCCTTCCGTCAAACTGGAAACAGAAACTGCAGTCACGTGCTACTTTCCTGAGGACCTCAACAAGTCTCGCACAGACTTTAGAGTCTATCATCACTCTAGAGAAG GTTCAGATGCTGTGCTAAACTGCACGTGGGATGGAAACATTCTGAACTGCACCACTTCTGAAGGTTTTCAGTTTGACAGGAGAGTGTCCAGATACCTCAGTCTCACAATAACCAATGCTACAGAGTCTCACGAAGGAACATACAGCTGTCAGAGCTCAGGCACTGAGCCGTTTCTCTACGACAACTGTTCTTTTACACTTCAGAAAG CTGCCAATTCATCCTGCTCAGTTTCAAATGTGAAGGACTTGGACTTGGCAGAACTAACATGCATCTTCAGTGTTGATATCAGTAAAGCCAGGCAGGACTTCAGGGTAATCCGTCTGAAGGGTCGAG GCGTCACTGTCGTTAGCTGCACGTGGCTGGATGACCAGCTGGACTGCACCAACGAGCCGGGATACGCCCTCGGCACCAACGTCACGGATCGCGTCGTCATCACACTGCCTCGAACGTCACGTCGGCAAAATGTGACGTACGCTTGTCACCTGCATGGCTCTGAGCCTGCTGACTCTGAGTCGTGTGATGTTACCTTTATAGCAG aCCCTGTGAAAGTCTCATACACAACCGTTATTGTAGTAGCAATTATTGGAGTTGCTTCTCTGATAGCAATCATCATCTCCTGTATGATTCTTCTGTGTAGGTTACGACGAGAAAAAag ACGTTCTTTGAAGAGACGAGCTTCTGAAGACAAGCTAAAGCTGTTGCGAAAGAAG AATAAGGAAATCACACATAATTTCATCAACTACCTCACATCGTCCTGCCTAAAAACATATAAAGACATTGATACACGTTTTTACTTCGTACCATCGTTATacctaaataaaaatacatacacacctgttgAGTTTGCCGGTGAGAAGGTTTTAATAACTCGGCCATCCACTGACACGGTCCTGAGGCACGACCAGGCCATGCATGACCTCCTACAAAATCTCTACCTGCTGGCACAATCCGAGAACGAGGCTATGTTTGTCATCTCACAGTTCAAATATGACAACTACCTGGCTATGTCACAAGATGTCTTCAATGGCCACCTGCTGCCTATGCCTGATAAACTTGGAGAACTGAATAAAGACTACGGGAACTTTGACCTTCTAATCGTCCATCGCAAGTACGGACTGATGGTTGTAGTGGTCAGGGCTTGTGGTCCTGAGCCTGGAGGCGACAACGAAGAGAAAGatgattcaaatatttttgaagaaatagaTAGTGGAGTCAGACAACTACAAAACGCAGAACACATGCTCCAACATGTCCTGTCTGACCAACACTGGGATGTTCCTGTTCGCAAGACATTGATGTTACCGAATGTTTCACAAGAGATTCTTCGTCGTGTGCTGAAAAGGAACAATATGGAGAGGCTGGTAGATGTTGAAGGGAGACTGAATGTACCACCACCCTTATTCCGCAGGGATAAACTAAAG ACAGGACGCTCTAACCGCGAGCTGCTTTGTTCAAGACAAATGTCTGTGGGCTGA
- the LOC112574911 gene encoding uncharacterized protein LOC112574911 produces MDGSFKSRCFYPVGSSFLLRLFVSALFLSVYISLHSNVSAAGNQIMCDVPSVKPRRSTVLTCYFPEDVSETKRDFTVYRYSDSRQDAVLDCWWWLGNLSCFTAEGYKYDRRISTKLSLVIPRVSVSELGAYVCQLVSYGPDSFFNCDLNIKLDGRSVCDIPSVKPETQTAVTCYFPEDLRTYRIDFIVYHHSSQGSDAVLNCTWDGDILTCITSQGFQFDKKVSRYLNLTITKASEAHEGTYSCQSSGSEPFLHNNCSFTLQKAANSSCSVSNEKDLDLAELNCIFSVDIRKARQDFRVIRLKGRGIPVVNCTWLDDQLDCTNEPGYALGTNVTDRVVIKLPRTSRRQHVTYACRLQGSEPADFESCDVSFIAGRFSSRDTHFSNEALSAILHL; encoded by the exons ATGGACGGGAGCTTTAAATCACGTTGCTTTTATCCCGTTGGCAGTTCGTTTTTACTTCGTCTTTTTGTGTCTGCACTTTTCTTGAGTGTTTACATCTCATTACATTCAAACGTTTCAGCAGCAG GAAACCAAATAATGTGCGATGTTCCCTCAGTGAAACCAAGAAGAAGCACAGTCCTCACGTGTTATTTCCCTGAAGATGTCAGTGAAACAAAGAGAGATTTTACTGTGTATCGATACAGTGACAGTCGTCAAG ATGCTGTCCTTGActgctggtggtggttggggaacTTATCCTGCTTCACGGCTGAAGGATACAAGTACGACAGACGGATATCCACCAAACTCTCACTGGTGATTCCCCGAGTTTCAGTATCTGAGCTCGGCGCGTACGTGTGTCAACTAGTGAGCTATGGACCTGACTCCTTCTTTAACTGTGACCTCAACATCAAGCTAG ACGGAAGATCAGTCTGCGATATCCCTTCCGTCAAACCGGAAACACAAACTGCAGTCACGTGTTACTTTCCTGAGGACCTCAGGACGTATCGTATAGACTTTATTGTCTATCATCACTCTAGCCAAG GTTCAGATGCTGTGTTAAACTGCACGTGGGATGGAGACATTCTGACCTGCATCACTTCTCAAGGTTTTCAATTTGACAAAAAAGTGTCCAGATACCTCAATCTCACAATAACTAAGGCTTCAGAAGCTCACGAAGGAACATACAGCTGTCAGAGCTCAGGCTCGGAGCCATTTCTCCACAACAACTGTTCTTTTACACTTCAGAAAG CTGCGAATTCGTCCTGTTCAGTTTCAAATGAGAAGGACTTGGACTTGGCAGAACTAAATTGCATCTTCAGTGTTGATATTAGGAAAGCCAGGCAGGACTTCAGGGTAATCCGTCTTAAGGGTCGAG GCATCCCTGTCGTTAACTGCACGTGGCTGGATGACCAGTTGGACTGCACCAACGAGCCGGGATACGCCCTCGGCACCAACGTCACTGATCGTGTCGTCATCAAACTGCCTCGAACGTCACGTCGGCAACATGTGACGTATGCTTGTCGCCTGCAAGGCTCTGAGCCTGCTGACTTTGAGTCATGTGATGTTTCTTTTATAGCAG GTCGTTTTTCCTCACGTGACACACACTTTAGCAACGAGGCGCTGTCCGCCATATTGCATCTCTAG